A portion of the Oncorhynchus nerka isolate Pitt River linkage group LG27, Oner_Uvic_2.0, whole genome shotgun sequence genome contains these proteins:
- the LOC135565099 gene encoding uncharacterized protein LOC135565099 produces MAPCRLIPCCPILLLSRPLLSRPLESSPLLSSPLLSRPLLSRPLLSSPLLSSPLLSSPLLSRPLLSRPLLSSPLLSSPLLARFLLSNPLLSSTLMSLPLLSRPLLSRSLLSSPLLSSPLLSSPLLSSPLLSRFLLSSPPLAVSPPAVSFLLSIPLLSRTLLSRPLLSHPLLSLPLLSIPLLSHPLLSRPLLSIPLLSRPLLSRPLLSRPLLSIPCCLVPCCLVPCCLSPAVSPPAVFPLLSIPLLSIPLLSIPLLSHPCCLTPAVYPPAVYPPAAEIPAVSSPAVSSPAVSSPAI; encoded by the exons atgg CCCCCTGCCGTCTCATCCCCTGCTGTCCTATCCTCCTGCTGTCTCGCCCCCTGCTGTCTCGTCCCCTGGAGTCTAGTCCCCTGCTGTCTAGCCCACTGCTGTCTCGTCCCCTGCTGTCTCGTCCCCTGCTGTCTAGCCCCCTGCTGTCTAGTCCCCTGCTGTCTAGCCCCCTGCTGTCTCGTCCCCTGCTGTCTCGCCCCCTGCTGTCTAGTCCACTGCTGTCTAGCCCCCTGCTGGCTCGTTTCCTGCTGTCTAACCCCCTGCTGTCTAGCACCCTGATGTCTCTCCCCCTGCTGTCTCGTCCCCTGCTGTCTCGTTCCCTGCTGTCTAGCCCCCTGCTGTCTAGCCCCCTGCTGTCTAGCCCACTGCTGTCTAGCCCCCTGCTGTCTCGTTTCCTGCTGTCTAGCCCA CCCCTTGCTGTCTCGCCCCCTGCTGTCTCGTTCCTGTtgtctatccccctgctgtctcgCACCCTGCTATCTCGTCCCCTGCTGTCTCATCCCCTGCTGTCTCTTCCCCTGTtgtctatccccctgctgtctcaTCCCCTGCTGTCTCGTCCCCTGctgtctatccccctgctgtcccgTCCCCTGCTGTCTCGTCCCCTGCTGTCTCGTCCCCTGCTGTCTATCCCCTGCTGTCTCGTCCCCTGCTGTCTCGTCCCCTGCTGTCTATCCCCTGCTGTCTCACCCCCTGCTGTCTTTCCCCTGctgtctatccccctgctgtctatccccctgctgtctatccccctgctgtctcaCCCCTGCTGTCTCACCCCTGctgtctatccccctgctgtctatCCCCCTGCTGCCGAGATCCCTGCTGTCTCGTCCCCTGCTGTCTCGTCCCCTGCTGTCTCATCCCCTGCTATCTAG